CTTGGTGACAGCTCAGCTGACATTGGTGATTCTCTGATGAAGAAGAAATCCTTGTTTCCATGGACAGGACTCAGAGTTGGAGAGGGTGTGAGAGATGCTGAGCTCTTCCAGGGCTAGTGCTTGCCATGGATTTGAACAATTACACTTCCCTCCTGGTATTTTCCACTTTGTTTCATGGCAAGATCCACACAGTGCCACAGTGTCCTCAGTGCTGTGTGAAGTACCAGTGCCTTCTCTGTTCCAAGAGACTCTTACAGACTTGGTAAGGGGGTAAAAACTTTGGCGTTTGTTTAAATTGCATGAGAAAAGGTCTAAATATTGCATAATGGAAGAGTAATGTGCATACTAGAAAAGTCCTGATAATAAATCCTGGTTCCCTAACCCCATTTGTACCATTCCTGGAATATTTtcgctgctgcagctctcttccTCACCCTCCACTGCCTGTAGATTGTCTTTCCAGCCCGCAGATGTTTTCATTAGTATATTTGAGTCCTTGTGCTGCTCATGGTGTGCTTCTGTATCCAGCCCCCCTCTCTGTCTTGTCTTTTTGAGACTTCACTTCTATTTAcagctctgtttttctgcttgttgAAAGCTTTAGATTATTAACTCTTTGTAAACCATTGCTCAGTTGTCAAGTGCCTGGATGTCAGGACTGCTGCCTCTGATCCTCAGGCCCAGGTGGTCCTCTGACTTTTTGGGGTGGTGTCAGCTAATAGCAAAGCTCCATTTTGCCAGCTGCCTTCTGATAGCTGTTTGGGGCATATGCTATGTTTTAACACGTGCTGTGTTTGCAAACCCAGCTTCTCCTGAGAGCATTACATCTTAACTCAGACAATTACGGTTCAAGGCAAACGCCACCTGAGAGAACTGCAGGAAGCGGGACTAGAATGGAAGGAATGTTGACTGGAAAGACAGAATTGCACTTTTAACAGTTTTCACTAGACCGTAAATAGGAATggactgaaaaccagaaaaagaatgATAAGCCCTGACTGTAAAACATACATTTGGCACTGAAACTTGTGAATCAGAagcactgctgcttttaatttcaatttaaaaattggGTCTGAGCATACTCAAAAGGTCTGTAAGAAAGATTTCCAGGATGTATCAACAGTGCTTTTTTAGAAGTTACCCTCACTCCTATAAATGCCAGCTGTTGAACTCCTCTGGAAAAATTTATGCCTGTTACACAGGTTGATGTGTTCTGAAGCCACTGTCCCTGGCATTTTCggcccagctgcacagcaggcaGCCCGGCAGGGCTTGTGCTTCTCgcctgtggctctgcagtgaTCCGAGCGCTGCCAAGGCTGCTGGAGGCGGCAGCCCCAGCGCAGCGGGCTATGTTCCCACTGTCCATGTGGTGTGGAGGCTGCCGGGAAAGGGAGGGCCAGGCCTGCTGCCGGACGGGCGGGCGGACAGGAATGCACGGGGCAGCTTTGGGAGCACAACTGGCTCACGTGCTAAGTTCTGGAGCGCAGCTCTTGCCCCGAACTGAACAGCGAGGAGAGAGCCTGGGCCCGTGGGGAGGCTGCTTGGGGCGCGAGTCAACGCGGAGGACGATGAGATCCCCCAAGACTACAAGTCCCAGTGTGCAGTACTGCTCCTGCGGTTGTGTAACCAGCACCCTGGCCCGGGGGACGCGGTGGGCGGCCAAGGCTCCTCTCCCACGCAGGCCAGGGTCAGAGCTGTCCCCgggcagctgctctctgccgAAGGCAAAGTGCAGGCTTTATGAGCTCCAAACGTTCCATTCTCAAAGGGTGTGCACACCGCTTGGCGATGGAGGATGTCTTGGGACTTGAAAACACATCCCCATAAGCAGTCAGGGGGCAAGAGGGCAAGTTATTGCTGAGTTCTCAATAGAGAAATGGGACGGCTGTGGCCTTACCACAGCCCTCCTTCTCTGCCAGGGGAAGTTGTACTTTCCTCACGTTTTCGGTgtaagaaaaatggaaatttctcTGGTGGTTGGCTGCTAAACTTAATCCCTAGCTGCAGAAAGCGTCTGGGAAGAGAGAGGTCAGGGTAACCGAGTCGGGAGTGTGTGCAGGCACTGGCTGgcagtgtggctgcagcctTGTCCTCTGGACGGAATGCTGAGCCCTATGGAAGAGCGAACTAAAGAAGGTCTTCTCTGCCTGGCCCCTCCCTGTGGCAGTACCTCCTGCCTCGTCCTCTGACAGTGCCCTCTGGACTACGCTTACAGGAGCCCACACTTTTGCGGATGTGGGCTTCGGGCTGGTGTTCGGGACACCATCACCTGGAGCTGAGGGGGGTGAGGCCCCCAGGCCTGCAGCCGGCCGTCCATGCCCGAGTCAGCCTTGGCAAAAGCTGTTCGGGTTCCCAGCTCCCGGGAGGAGCGTTCGCTGCTGAGCTGGCCTGCCCTCCCCGGCGCTCTAGGGGAGCCCGTCCCTCGCTGAGGCTCAGCCGAGCGCGCTGTGGGGCAGCCCGCCCCGCGGAGCCCGGCATTCCCGGCTCCGTGTCGTCCCGCTCCCCggctgccctccccagcaccgACCGGCTCCCCGGGCCTGCAGCGCGGACGCCACGTGGCGCCGggggccgcgccgggcccgTCCCGCTCCCCGCTGCCGCCGGacggggcgggcccggccctGGCCCTGCCGCCGAGCGGGACCCGCGCTgccccggggcggggccggcctGGGCTGTCCCGGCGCCGCTCCGCACGGCCGGACCCGCTCCGCCCgccagcccggccccggccccggccccgtcGCCCATGGGGAGCGCGGCCCGGCGGTGGCCCGGAGGCCCCGCTCGCCCATAGCCCGGCGGGGCATGCCAGGCCCCAGGATGCCGGCCTGGGGGATCCTGCCCGTCACGCTGCCTGCCTTCACCATCACCGGCATGTGGATCGTGTGAGTGCCGTGGGGTCGCCGCTAGCCCCCCACCCACGGGCGTTGGGGCCGGGGCCCGGGCCGGATGCAGTGGGATGACTGAGGGCGGGGGTTTGGAGGATGTTCTAGAGTGGGATGCTGCGAGGTGGGATGGAGCGGGCTGGAGGTTACGGGGAGCCGCTCTCCTCGGTCATGTTGGGGCACTTCTGGACACTCAGGGGCTCCGACAGCCGCCCTGCATGGTCCCCGCGTCCCCTGCAGTAGCGCTGGCATATGCCTCCCTGTCCTTAAATCCCTGACACCCTGCGGAATCGTGCGCCCCTGTCCCGGCCCGAGTGCAGCTGACACTCAGGTGGCCCGGGAACGGCATTGGGAGCCACGCCACCGGCCCAGGtactgcagcaccagggctgcagtCCGTATATGGGCACCCATCCCATGTGGTGGATGGATGGGCCTTTTGCTAGGAATAGAGGCTGTGTCACTTGGGGTTACAGTACTAGTCCACCCCAGCAGTCCATTTCTCAGGCCTTAACACAGGTAAGCAGTGGATGAAGGACTTTTCTCAAAGGCATCAAGAGGTTCAGTATAGGTGGTGGGACTTCCTGGGGTGTGGGATGGAGCAAGTGCACCCCATATGCATGCAGGTTCCTCCAAGACCTTCCCTCGAGGTATCGCCTGTCCTACTTCCCAACAAAGCTGAATGTTGAACCTGTTGCTAGGAGCTTAAACTGCAAGTCTTTCCCTTGGACACCTTGCAAAGCATGGGCTGCCTCCCATGAGTGACCCTGGGGGCAGATGCCCCACCAGACCAAAGCAGCACAGGTGGGAGTTGCTGCTTATGATCCTCACAGCCTGAGCTACCCTGGGAGTGGCCCTTTTGGAGACCTGTGCTGGGAGATGGCTCAGCGAGGGGTCTGCTCCTTGATGGCTGGGGATGCTGTTCCTTGTTTCCCCCCACCTGTCCTGCTCTTTGCCTCGTTCTAGGATCGTCTTTTTGCAGCCCAGCTGTTACACGGCCAGCTCAGGAAGGAGAGGAGTTTTCATACTGGTCTTGGGACCTATTTTTAACCTGAGCTGTTCACAACCAGCCAGTGATTTAAGCAACAGGcattgctgtggctgctgggcaggagggctcCTCGATGGTGGGATGGGGGCCATGGGGCTGAGAGCCCTTGTAGTGGAGCGGGATGCATGTCATGAATGCCCTGTTACACTGACTAAGGCACAAGGGGGACTCCACAGTAACATGCTTGATGGAGCTGATCTCCCTATAATGCCCTCCCATTCCTGGCTACTTCTCCAGTAGCCTTCCTTTAGCTCTTTTGCTGGCCAGCCAGAGGCTGAGGGAAGCAAGGCAGAGCCAGCACCATTGGGTGTCACCTGGCACAGCTGTAGGCTGGTGGAGAGCCCTGATGCCAGGGGCATGCTGGGGAGGCTCTGTGACAGAGCAGTCCCCCAGCGCcagtggagcacagcagcacgATGGAAAAGAGGCCCCACAGAAGCAGCTGCACTGaactggagcaggaggaggctctcagcagggatgggggtACATGGCAGGGGAGCCTGGTCCCAGCAGTGGGAGTTCTGTGGAGCATGTGCTCAtgcacttgtttttctttttcctgctttgtaaAGCTGGGGGTTGCTCAGGATGAGTGCTGGCCCCTGGCAGGCAGTGAGGGTCTGTaccctctgctctggcagctagtccctggggctgctctgggtgctggcagggaaaggggctgcagggaggtgggTGGCTGTGGTAACTCTGTTGTTGTCTCTCCTCCAGATATGCCATGGCACTGTCCAACAACCATATCTGCCCTGTCCACAACTGGTAAGGCCTGCAGGGAAGCAGGGGCTTTTTGGTACATCCTGGCTTGATTAAAGACCTCATAATGCTAAGTCCGTCCATACCTGTCCCACTTAAAGTATGCCAAGCTGTGCTAGACCACTGGGTAGCTGAGGCACTCCCTGCACCATGACTGTGCTGAAGGGGGGTTGGGGGTGGTGGGAGCATTAAAGGGCACAGAGCTACCTTCTTCCCCAGCAGACGTGGTGGTGATGGGGTGCAAATGCCACAGGGCACatgccccctgcccagccaagtGGCTTTTGGGAGCAGAACAGCTTGGGGTCCAGCTGctgtcagggctgggctgccctccctcccctccctgctcaggttCTCTGTGGTAACGGCTACTCTGCTGAACAGTCCAGCCTCGCTGCAAAccaggcagggagaaggaggCCTTTCAAAAAACACAGCATGGAGAAAGTATGAAAATAAGTGGTCAGGGAATTACAGAGGGCTGTGTGTCTCCATGGAAAAGGTTGTGACTTGCTTGCTTGAGGCTAAatctggcagtgccagggggacGGGATggtcctgcagcacccagacaCCCCATGGACAGAACTGCCTGCAACACCCCCAGATGGGGGATGAGGCATGGAAGAGAcaagggctgggaaaagaaacactGTTTGGTCTCTTGGCAACTCCTTCTGCAGGGTTTTTGGCTTGTAGCGTCACCTTAAAAATCTGCCCAGAAAGGTCCATGTTAGTTTAATTCTTGCTGGAGTGTttgaagaagtgaaaaaaaaaaaaaaaacctgctgccATTTCCTGCCTGATGGCTGATTCTGCCCTGGGAAGAATGTGTGTGTAGGGTTGtctctgctgcacagccagcccttAATGACGAGTAATGCTTCCCAGCCTTAGGCTGCTtgctttaaacaaaataataataaaaaagaccTTCCCAAACTAAACACAGCCCTAAGAGCAGCCTTTGAGGAGGCCGTGGGGCTCCATGCCTCGCCTGGGTTTAGTGGTTGGAAAACAAAGCCACCAGTAAACTGAGGAGACTGAAAAAACatcagagctcagcccagccctttCCAAAAAGGCTTTTTTAACCATGTGCTTGCTGCATTGCTGGAGGTGGTGGATGGACAGCCTGGGCAAGGGACAGGGCAGCACTGTCCCCACACAGCTCCCCCCACAGCGTTGTTCCCCCTGAGTCCCCCCAGCTTCGCTGGTGCTTCCATCACGGGAATATGTGAGGGGGCTGGCAGGTgggtgctcctgctcctctctgggtGTGGGGCTGCAAGAACCCCCTGAGCCCACATCCCAgcctgcacagcctctgccctgccatggccTCTCCCTCACAGAATGGGGCTCTGcgtgagcagcagagccagcaggcaggggacaggctgTGGAAACACAGGCCTGATTCTGCCTGTTGGGCAGTGGGTCACTCCCTGAAGATTGTGGGCACATCCCTGGGTTTGGGCTGCCCTCATCGTGGAGCAACTCAACTGCCATTGCAGGGCGGGAGACAGGAGGGTCCTGGGCAGCATCTTGGCTCTCCTGACCCCGttcctttgctgctggcaggagtTACAACCAGTCATGTGACATGGAcggccccagctcctgctgcacgCTGGATCACATCCCCCTCGTCAGGTGAGCAGCCTCAGCGTGGGGGTAGAGCTGCACTGAGACCCCTCCAGGGCAACCCAGGAGGGTGTCCTGCAGAGGGAGCCAAGGACACACCCCAGTGCCCCTTGTCTGAGTGCTCTGTGGGTCTTCTTTGTCCCCGCAGCAAGTGTGGCACCCTGCCTCCCGAGAGCTGCTTCTTCAGCCTCAtctgcagcctgggctccttCATGGGtgagtgcctgctgctggggaagcagggctgggagaggctgccCTGCACCCACCCCAGCAtggggcagcagtgggatgaCGGGGCCACAGACAGTGGCATGTGACAGGGCTGTGTTTCCCTCCCGCAGTCATTCTGGTGGGCCTGCTGCGGTATGCCCACCTCCTGGAGTGCCTGGGGCCGTCCCTCCTCAACACCCTGGGGCTGGCCACTGGCTGGGTCTGCGCTGCTGGCCTCACCATGGTTGGCAACTTTCAGGTAAGGCATCTCCTCAAGAGTCCCTGGGGTAGGGGGGGCAGAAGAGGGCCTTGGCTGGAGTGGGGCaatggctgtgctcagcagggtAGGGTTTGGGGTCGTTGGTTTGGTCCAGTATCCCATCCATGCaattcttcccttcccctgagTCAGCACCGTGCTTCCCAGGGTACTGGGTGTCCTCTTTGTGTATTCATAGTTCAAGTCCACATTaagctgctgggtttgcttAAACCCTTACCTGAGCCCCTCTGCACTGTCTGTCCTCTCCATGGACGtgtgcaggggcagggacaTGCTGTTCAGGCTGCTCCTGATCCTGCCCAGGGGGTGACACCAGGAAACTGTTGGGGCAGAGCCTGTGCTCACGGGGAGCAGAGCGGGCCCAGGCTTGGCAGTGCACGGCggtgctcagcccctgcctgctcGGCCTCTcggcagctgcctgcagcagccagtccctcccagttggcaggaggctgctgcccaCACCAGCCCCGGGAGGAGCTTTCTAGGCCCCGATCCCCCTTGTGGCCCAGCCGTGGTGAGCGGCGTTTGGCTGTGATCCTCAGGAGGGGTGCAGGCAGTCCCTGATGTTGCTCGTGGCAgagggcagcccctgcccctgggcacagcagggctgctggcccaTGGATGAAAGAAACAGAGTGCTTGGAGATCCCAGCAGTAGATGGTGGATCCAAGTCTGCTTTTCAGCCAGGAGTCAGGCACAGGGTGAGCTGCCTGgacctgctcccagcactgtctgcatCCCTTCCTGGGCAGGAGTACAACTTCTGGAGGAGAGTCACCCTGTGATAGGCAGTGTCCCAGAGTGTTGGCACTGATGGTTTCTTTTCCACAGGTGGATCACGCCAAGGTGCTACACTACATTGGGGCGGGGGTGGCCTTTCCCACCAGcatgctgttcctgctcctgcagtccATCCTCACCTACCGCATGGCTAAAACCCGAGGGCAGTACTGGACCGGCCACTTACGTAGCATCCTCACCACCGTGGCCTTCTTCACCCTCGTCTTCAGTATCCTGAAGGGTGTGGGAAGAAGATTGGGAATCGGCTGGTGAAAGCTGGTCCTCATAGTGGGGTATATCCCCCAAATTCTCTATCCTTTGGTCTGGCAATGAGGCATGgtgccaggagaggagctgggcaggtcACTGAGGGTGGGCAGCTGACTGCAGGTGTAGGCTAGAGGAGCAGCAGTaccggggctgggcagggtctgaggaggggaagggataCTGGTGGGTGTCTCTTGGGGTGCTGGCATGCCCCAaaccagctgtgccctggctgctgcagcccagccaccTCTGCAGGCTCCAGTCACACACCACCCAGGTCTGGTTaattgtttggcttttttaatgGGACAAAGGTATTTTGAGCCCTTGGCAATGCAAAGTCCATCTGGGTTACCTCTCTGACCGAAGCTGAGTACAAAAGCACTGTGTGCAGGTGCCAGGTGGGTGCGTGGCAGCACCTCTGTCAGCCAGAGCTTCTGGGCACTTGCCAGCCAACCTGCCCATGGGACAAGGAAGGGTTTGGTGAGCAGGTACTGAGTCTGCAAACACTTTACCAGGTCATGGCATCAGGTGGGCTGGAGCTGAAAGAATGGTCCCAAGTGTGTGGCTGGGGGGTGAGGAGATTATTTGGGACTGAGGTTGGGGATAAATTGGGAAACAAGGTAGTGGCTGTtgggcaggaaggggaaaaagcaTGCAGTGTCCATGGATCCCAAAGAGGCTGGCTGGGGTCTGGCTGAGATGAGCCACACAAGAGgagcctgggggtgctggcaggCCTGTCACATATCAGAGggtcctgctctgtcaccacagcaggcaggcaggctgggaagcaggctgggagctgggaaaggcaggactGCTGCAGGGCCATGccagctgggagggacaggaAGGGCATGTAAGGACAAGGAAGACAGGAGTGGTGCCCATCTGCTGTGGCCATTCTGCTCTGTAAGCTCTGGGACTGGCAGTGGGCAAGCAGAGAGCTGTGGTGTGGACACTGTGGGGAGAGGGCTGGGATCTTTTCTGATGTGATGGGGGGAGTGAGCAGAGGGCTCTACACTCTATCGGTCAGGTCcccttctgcagctctcccagatCGTGGTGTCACTTGCAGAAGGCATTGTACTGCTGGAGGCTTCACCCTGGAGGGCTGGGGAATGTACCTCCTCCCCTCACCCACAGTAGCTCTTGCAGTATGTTTCCCTGGAGAGTTTTGGTGGGGATGAGAGAATGATAAAGAAATTCTGATAGTGGTAGGATCTGGAGAAGTGGGAGCAGGCCCCCTCTCTGGGGTgggccagcctgcagcacagaaggacaggaggtgctgcaggactGGGATGCAACAGTCCAAACCGTGTTTCAAAAGTTGAGTTTTATCAGCTTTGACTGCATCCTGTGAGAGGATGGAGACCACCAGCCTTGAGGAAGAGGCAAGGAGTGTGGGGAAGTTGAGCATCTGGGCACCTGGCTTTCCCTAGGACCTGCAGCCTGAGCTCATCTTGCCCTGGCCTCTTCAGATAATCCCAGCCTGGCATCAGTGATTGATCAAGGCTGGTTTGGGCATGTGTGCCACTGCTTCACTTGTGCCAGGGCCCTTCTGGTGCTGGGAGAAGCATGTGGGGTTTCTCAGTGTTAGGAGTGGTGGTGGTGTACCCATCCTGCAGAGGATGGGTACTCACGTCCACCCCAGCATGCAGTAACAGTGGGACATGGCCCTCCACGGGGTGGTTGGGGTTCAGCTGTACTATCCTTGACTGGGATACCCTCAGGTGGCGTGTTCTTCATCCAGGAGAGCTTTGTGCTACAGCACGTGGCTGCCCTGTGTGAGTGGATGTTCATCATTGATGTCCTGGTTTTCTACGGCACGTTCACCTTTGAGTTTGGGGCCATCTCCACAGACACCTTCCTGGTCCTGCTGAAAGCCAGCCGGGCCCCCAAAAGTTACAAAGGCGAGAGCAGCCTGTCCAGTACAGCCTGCATCCACAGCCATGTGGAGGGCCTGGCTATGGCCTGACCCCCACAGGAGGCAGCCCAGAGTGGAGACCACAAAATGGGCTCTGCCAGTGACTCCCCACCTTGAATATCTCTAAAATCCCcgctgctgtgtgtgtgtgtgtgtgtgtgtgtgtgtgtgtgtgtgtgcacgtgGGCCTGCAGTGCTCCCCActctcagcaggagctgtgtccagtgctcctctggcagctgctgcccctgcaagagctgtcccctccctgcccacagggtttggggtcactgCTGGAGTGTGGGGATGACAACCTGGTGCTATCAGCAGAGCCAGGATCTGCCCCTGAGCCTCTGGGGTAGCTTGATCTGAGTCGGGCTGCTGAAGGCAATCATACTGAGGCTTCCTCCTGTAACGGACGTGGGGGACCTGGGGGCTCACCCTCTCTTCACCACACAAGCCTGGTGGGCTGGAAGGGGATGAGATCTCTGTTCTTCCTCCTTCACAGGGGTAAGAAAGCCTTCCAGGTGGTTACTGTGACTGTCAGAGGAGCCAAAAACACGGAgtgccttttccctttcttgggAAGTGACTGCACTGCCAGTCTGTTTGCAGCCCCAGtgaggatggcagcagggggtctctccctgcctgccttcccaGGTGGAGGTGGTGTCTCACTTTGCTGCAGGATgacaccagcagccccagctggacTGTGCTGACCCCCCCTGCCCCATGCCAGGGCTCTCACTGCTCAGGGCCTTCTATGCCATCAGTCAATggcttttcctgcattttttcagctttgagAATTGCTGAGGCAGGTTTCACCTCCCTGGTCACAGCATTTCCCTGCTTCCAGCTGGTTTGGGAAATGAGTCTTCAAATTTACCATCATACGGGGAATGTCCTGCAGGCACCATGCCTGCTGAGCAGGGGACTTCTGCTCTGTGCcgctgccagcccaggctgttccaGGGAGTGCAgccatggaaaggaaaagcacttCTGTAGGACCAGAGGAAGTGCATGCCCCATTTTCTGGGACCCCCAAATCTGTCCTCTGGTGCCTTGGCCGATGCCTGCCTGGTGGGAGCTCATCCCGCTCAGCCGCAACATCCTTGGGCTGAGGCGCAGCCCggggtgtcctgggcaggggGCTGAGGTGTTGAGGGGTGTGAGTGCTGTGTGTGcgtgcatgtgtgtgtatgcatagatctacaaataaatatatatatatatatatatatatacacacacacacatatacatatatatatatatatatatatatatatatatatataatcccCTTGTCCCTGGAGAGGggcatttgctgctgctgctgtgcgCATTGATCAAGTTGGGCTTTCCTATTTGCCCACCTTTTCCAAACCGGCCTGTAAATCCACCAGTATATGTAGTTCAAAGAGGAGCCTTTCTGACTTTTGTatctaatatattttttaaaaagtatatataAAGACAACAGTGAATTTACAATAATAAAAGTGAAAATCATCCAT
Above is a genomic segment from Serinus canaria isolate serCan28SL12 chromosome 6, serCan2020, whole genome shotgun sequence containing:
- the TMEM150A gene encoding transmembrane protein 150A is translated as MPGPRMPAWGILPVTLPAFTITGMWIVYAMALSNNHICPVHNWSYNQSCDMDGPSSCCTLDHIPLVSKCGTLPPESCFFSLICSLGSFMVILVGLLRYAHLLECLGPSLLNTLGLATGWVCAAGLTMVGNFQVDHAKVLHYIGAGVAFPTSMLFLLLQSILTYRMAKTRGQYWTGHLRSILTTVAFFTLVFSGVFFIQESFVLQHVAALCEWMFIIDVLVFYGTFTFEFGAISTDTFLVLLKASRAPKSYKGESSLSSTACIHSHVEGLAMA